In the genome of Streptomyces fagopyri, the window AGCAGACCGAGCCCGACGGCCGACAGCACGGCCAGGATGGGCCATTGGCGGGCCGGGGCCGGGGCGTCGCTCGCTGCCGCCCGCCCGCCGCCCTCGGGCCGTGCGGTGTCCTTCGTGAACAGCGGGAAGCGGCGGGTGGTACGGCGTGGCCGGCCCTCGGCGTCCGGGGCGCTCACGGCGTCGATCACACCGGGCTCGCCCTCCTCGTCACCGGCCTCCCCTTCACCGGCCCGCGCGTCGCCACCGGCCCGCGCGTCGCCACCGGCCTCCGCGTCGTCCGGGGTCTCGGCCTCAGCCCGTTCCCCCGGCCCGCCCGGCGCGGCCCCCTCGGCCCGTCCGGCCCCTTCCGCCCGCGCGGTGCCGGTGCCCTCGGTCCTCTCAGTGCCCTCGGTCCGCGCGGTGTCCTCGGTCCGTACGACGGCTTCCGCCTCGGCGTCCGCTTCCCGTACGGCCGATGCGGAGTCGGCCCTCTCGGAGCTGCCCTCAGCCGACACTGCGCTCCGCCGCTTCCACCACGTTGACGAGCAGCTGGGCCCGGGTCATCGGGCCGACACCGCCCGGGTTCGGGGAGATCCACGCCGCGACCTCGGCGACATCCGGGTGGACATCGCCGACGATCTTGCCCTCGGCGCTGCGCGAGACGCCGACGTCGAGGACGGCGGCGCCCGGCTTCACGTCCTCGGCGCGGACGAGGTGCGCGGAGCCGGCCGCCGCGACGATGATGTCGGCGCGCTTCAGGTGCGAGGAGAGGTCCCGGGTGCCGGTGTGGCACTGGGTCACCGTCGCGTTCTCGCTGCGCCGGGTCAGCAGCAGCGGCATGGGGCGGCCGATGGTCACCCCGCGGCCGACGACCACGACCTCCGCGCCCTTGATCTCCACGCCGTAGCGGCGCAGGAGGGTGAGGACGCCGTTCGGGGTGCAGGGCAGCGGGGCCGGCTCGTTCAGCACGAGGCGCCCGAGGTTCATCGGGTGCAGTCCGTCCGCGTCCTTGTCCGGGTCCATCAGCTCCAGGATGCGGTTCTCGTCGATGCCCTTGGGGAGCGGGAGCTGAACGATGTAGCCGGTGCAGGCGGGGTCCTCGTTGAGTTCCCGCACCACCGCCTCGATCTCCTCCTGCGTGGCGGTCGCGGGCAGTTCACGCTGGATGGACGCGATGCCCACCTGCGCGCAGTCGCGGTGCTTGCCCGCGACGTACTTCTGGCTGCCGGGGTCGTCGCCCACCAGGACGGTCCCCAGGCCGGGCGTGACGCCCTTCTCCTTCAGGGCCGCCACGCGGACGGTCAGATCGGACTTGATCGCGGCTGCGGTGGCCTTGCCATCGAGAATCTGGGCGGTCATGGTCCCATCCTCGCGGATGAACCTGTCCGTGTTCCAATCCGGGCACCCCGCCGGCGTCCGAGGGGGTCGCGCATATCCGGTCATGATCGTCCATGGTGCGCTTGCGCGACAGATAGCGAATGTGGCTGGACAAGTAAGAGTCGGCTAAAGAACGATGAGTACACAGTGCCGCGGGCAGTACCGGGGGGACAGACCGCTCTGTAGAAATCCTCCCCAACCGTGCCGCGTCGTCCCCAGGCAACGGAGGGAAACCCGCCATGAGTTTCGGCGACCCGAACAACCCCTACGGCCAGCCGCCCCAGCAACCCCCCACCGCTCCCCAGAACCCGCCCGGCTACGGCTATCCGCCGGCTCCTCCGGGCGTGCCGCCGCAGGGGTACGGCTATCCGCAGCAGCCGGCGTACCCCGGCTACCCGGGCGGCAACCAGATGTTCCCACAGACGATGCCGGGACTGCTGGTCACCGCACGCGTCTTCCTGTTCATCATCTCCGCGGTGCAGATCCTGGCGGCGCTGGGCTGGTTGTACGTCGCCGCCCTCGCCAACGACGTCTCGGACGCGGCGGACAGCCTCAGCTCGTCGTCCGACGACCCGTTCAACTCGTTCAGTGACGGTGCCGGCATCGCCACGGGCGTCCTGCTGTTCATCGCCCTGCTCGCGGCGGGTCTGGCGGCCCTGTCGATCACCCTGGGCGTGAAGTTCGGCAGAGGCGGCCAGGGCGTCCGCATCACCACCGTCATCTACGGCGCGCTGGGCGGGATCGTCGGCCTGATCATGCTCGTCGTCGGTCTGGACTCCGGCCTGGCCACCGCCATCGTCTTCCCGCTGATCTGGGTCGTCTTCGCCACCATCATCACGGTGGCCCCGGTCGTGGCGAGCGGCACCGCCTGGTTCGCGCGCCCGCGCTACTGAACGCGCCACGCCGAGGGCCGTGCCTCCCCCGCACCGGGGGAGACACGGCCCTCGCGTTTCCGTTCGCCGCCGGGGCGCCGCCCGCCGGCGCCACCGCGGATCAGTGGAAGAAGTGCCGCGTCCCGGTGAAGTACATCGTGATGCCGGCCTTCTTCGCGGCCTCCACCACCAGCTCGTCACGGACCGAACCGCCCGGCTGGACCACGGCCCTGACCCCCGCCTCGGCGAGGATCTCCAGGCCGTCGGGGAAGGGGAAGAACGCGTCGGAGGCGGCGTACGCACCGCGGGCCCGCTCTGCGCCCGCCCGCTCGACCGCCAGCTTCGCGGAGTCGACGCGGTTGACCTGGCCCATGCCGACGCCGACCGAGGCACCGTCCTTGGCGAGCAGGATCGCGTTGGACTTCACCGCGCGGCACGCCCGCCACGCGAAGGCCAGTTCGTCCAGCTCGCCCTGGCCCAGCGCGTCACCGGTGGCCAGCGTCCAGCTCGCCGGGTTGTCGCCGTCGGCCTGGAGCCGGTCGGTGACCTGGAGCAGCGCGCCGCCGTCGATCTGCTTGACCTCGACCGGGTTGGCGGGCGCCCGGTGGGCGCGCAGGACCCGGATGTTCTTCTTCTTGGTGAGGGCCTCGAGCGCGCCGTCCTCGTACTCCGGCGCCACGATGACCTCGGTGAAGATGTCCGCGACCTGCTCGGCCATCTCCTTCGTCACCGGCCGGTTGACCGCGATCACGCCGCCGAACGCGGAGAGCGGGTCACAGGCGTGCGCCTTGCGGTGCGCCTCGGCGACGCTCGACGCGACCGCGATGCCGCACGGGTTGGCGTGCTTGATGATCGCGACGCAGGGGTCCTCGTGGTCGTACGCGGCACGGCGCGCGGCGTCCGTGTCCGTGTAGTTGTTGTACGACATCTCCTTGCCGTGCAGCTGCTCGGCCTCGGCGAGACCGCCCGTGCCGTCGACGTACAGCGCGGCGCCCTGGTGCGGGTTCTCCCCGTAGCGAAGGGTGTTCTTCCGCTCGTAGGTGTGCCCGAGGAAGTCGGGGAAGCCGCTGGTGTCGGCCGCGGCGTAGTCGTCCGCGAACCAGGAGGCGACGGCGACGTCGTACGAGGCGGTGTGCTGGAAGGCCTCCGCCGCGAGCCGCTTGCGGGCGGTGAGGTCGAAGCCCCCCTCCTCGACGGCGGCCAGGACGGCCGCGTACCGGTCCGGGCTGGTGACGACGGCGACGGACGGATGGTTCTTGGCGGCCGCCCGCACCATCGAGGGACCGCCGATGTCGATCTGCTCGACGCACTCGTCGGGTGTCGCGCCCGAGGCGACCGTCTCGCGGAAGGGGTAGAGGTTCACCACGACGAGGTCGAACGGCTCGACGCCGAGCTCGGCGAGCTGCTCCCGGTGACTGTCGAGCCGCAGGTCGGCGAGGATGCCCGCGTGGACCCTGGGGTGCAGCGTCTTGACGCGGCCGTCGAGGCACTCGGGGAAGCCGGTGAGTTCCTCGACCTTGGTGACGGGGACGCCGGACGCGGCGATGCGGGCGGCGGTGGAGCCGGTGGACACCAGCTCGACACCGGCCTCGTGCAGCCCGCGCGCGAGCTCTTCGAGCCCGGTCTTGTCGTAGACACTGACGAGCGCGCGCCGGATGGCCCGCCTGGTGCCCGCAGTGCCCTCGGCCGTGACTGTGCTGTCGGCGGTCACTGGATAACTACCTTTCGTCCCTCAATGCGATAGCCGTTGCGGGCGAGCCGCCCCACGACATCGACGAGCAGTTCTCGCTCGACTTCCTTGATGCGCTCGTGCAGAGCGCTCTCGTCGTCCTCGTCCCGGACCTCGACCACGCCCTGGGCGATGATCGGTCCGGTGTCGACGCCGTCGTCGACGAAGTGGACGGTGCATCCGGTGACCTTGGCGCCGTACGCGAGCGCGTCGCGCACACCGTGGGCCCCCGGGAAACTCGGCAGCAGGGCGGGGTGCGTGTTGACGAACCGCCCGCCGTACCTGGCGAGGAATCGCTTCCCCACGATCTTCATGAACCCGGCGGAGACCACGAGGTCGGGCTCGTGGGCGGCGACCGCCTCGGCGAGCGCCGCGTCCCACTCGTCCCGGGTGCCGTAGTCCTTCACGCGCCGGACGAAGGTGGGCAGCCCCGCCCGCTCGGCGCGCGCGAGTCCCTCGATGCCGTCACGGTCGGCGCCGACGGCCACGATCCGGGCCCCGTAGCCCTCGGGCCCGGCCTCCGCGACGGCGTCGAGCAGTGCCTGCAGATTCGTGCCTGATCCGGAGACCAGCACGACGAGGCGCTTGGCCTTGGCCACGAGGGGGCCCTTTCTCGGGGGAGCGTTTGTACGGTCGTACGAATGCTTCGCGCCCCGGGATACGGGGAAGTCTACGAACCGGCCGACCGGCAGCAACGATACCGGCACACCGGGCAGCCCCCACGGGACGGGGGCGTGGCCGGAAGGTAGCGTCTGCGGAGGAACCTCCCGGGAACACCGTTCGGCATGGGGAACGCCCCGTGTCCGCGGGACGTTGACCAGGGACGGACAGGAACGTCCGGGGCACGCCCCGGGGACGGACGTCCGGGGTACGAGCCCTGGGTGCGAGTCCTGTACAGGAAACCCGGGGTACGCGTCGCGAGCACGATGCCGTGTGGACACGCCGCCCGCCAGAACCACCAAGGGGAAGACGCACACCTGATGCCGGACCGCAGTCTCCGACTCCCTCCGCTCCTGCTGCGCGAGCGGCGCCCTTCGCCCACCCCGCCGCAGCAGAACGGGGACGCGCCCTCGGGCGGGGGCGACTCCTCGGGCGGACGTGGCTCGGCAGGGGGGAGCGGCTCGGGGTCCGGCTCCGGCCCCGACGACCACAATCCGTTCGCACCGCCGCCGGAGGGCACACCCGACCGGCCCTGGCAGCCCAGACGGCCCGCGGGCGGACAAGGTCCTGACGAGAACGGCGGCTCCGGGCAGCACTCCCCCTGGGGCAGCCAGTGGAGCGACCAGCAGCCGGGCCGTTCGAGCGGCGGCGGCTTCGGCGAGCGGCCCGGCGCGCCGCAGGGCCAGGGCGGCCCGGAGGGGCCCGGTGGCGGTCCCGGCTCCGGAATGCGCTGGGACCCGACGGACCCCGCCCAGCGCCGGGCGCGCTACGCGCTGCTCTCCGGCATGTGGGCCTTCTTCTTCGCCCTGTTCAGCTGGCCGTACGTGGCCCTGCTGCTGGGCGCGCTCGCGCTGTACTGGGGTGTCAGCGCCCTGCGCGCCAAGCCCCGCAAGCCGGATCCGGACGCGCCGGCACCCGACCCGGCCGCCCGCCCGCAGACGACCGGCCGCCCCCAGACGACCGCGGCCGTCAGCGGCCTCGTCACCGCGTCCCTTGCCATCGTCATGGTCGCCGCGACGTTCTCCGCGCAACTCGTCTACAGCGACTACTACTCGTGCACGCACGACGCGCTCACCAACGCGGCGAAGCAGTCCTGCAACGAGCTTCTGCCGAAGGAGCTGCGGGGTCTGCTGGGGACGCAGAACTAGCGCGTCCCCGCGCCGGGGGCTGCCGCCCCCGGACCCCGCGTCGGCCTGAACGGCCCCGTCCTCAAACGCCGGACGGGCCGCACCCCCCTACCCCGGCCGCCACCCTATCCACACGCGCCCGCCCCCTCAGCCCGCCCACGACCATCCAGCGCGGGCCCGCATTCCCAGCCCTTCCGGAACCTTCCAGCGCGGGCCCGCATCTCCGACCCGCCCGCAACCTTTCCGGCGCAGGCCCACATCCCCAGCCCGTCGGCAACCATCCAGTGCGGCGCTCATCTCCGGCCCCTCCGTCACCTTGCAGCGCGGGCCCGCACCCCCAGCCAGCCCGCAACCTTCCGGCGCAGGCCCGCATTCCCAGCCCGTCCGGCGCTTGAGGACGAGCCCTTCGGGCGACGCGGGGGTCCAGGGGGCGGAGCCCCGGGGATGGCACGGGTAGGGGCGGCGGGGGCGAGGAAACCCTGCGTCAGCTCAGCGTTCCGGATCCGCCTCCAGATCCGACTCCGAAAACGGATCCAACACCTCCACCGCCGCCGACGCCTCCCGCAACGCCGCCCACCGCGCCTCCCTGACCACATCCTCGTGCCACGCCACCCCCACGTCGTCGGACGGCAGCAGGTCGTACGGCGCGTGACTGGAATCCCGCTCACCCTCCGGCCCGGGGTCCGGCTCCGGTTCCGGCTCCCGCACAAGGACCACCCCCACGCCCGCCTGCGGCACCGGCACCGGCACCGGCACCGGCACCGAATCGGACTCACGCGCCCGCCACGAGGACCATGACGACCACGACGACCACGCCGGCACGGACACCACCGACACCGCGGACACCACCGACGCCCAGGAAAGCCGCCGCCCCCGCCCCCGCCCGATCCCCGGCACCACCGCCCCCACCGGCACCCCCACCCCCACCGTCCACACCATCACCGCACCCCCCACCTGCCACCACACCGGCCCGAAGTGAGCCAGCGCGCCCACCCCCAGCGGCCCACCCGCCAGCCCGGCGAGCAACGCCATCACCAGACCGCACAGGACACCCGCGACCCCCACCCCCGCGAGGACCCGCCCCCGGGACCAGGCCTCGCCCCCTTCTCCGGCCCCGGCCGCCTTCCGCAGGAACCACACCACCGTCACCCCGGCCGCCACCGGCACCGCCGCCCCGGCCCAACTCCACGGCCCCCCGGCCCCCGGCACCGCCGCCAGCAGCGGAAACGCCGGCAGCAACGGCTCCGGCCCGGCCGCGGACAACGGCCCCGCGACCTGCCCGGCCCCCAGCACCACGCCGGGCCCGAGCCCGTACGCGGCCCCCCACACCGCCGCGTTCGGCACCAGTGCCAGACAGAGCAGGAGTACGGCGAACCGCCCCGACCACACCTCGGTGAGCTGCTGGAAGGACTCCCGCGCGAGATCGCCGTGCCACACCAGCGACACCCCCACCAGCAGCGCCCCGCCCCCGACGAGCACCGCCGCCCCGGCCAGCGCCGCCCGTGCCGAGGCGCCGAGCCACCGCCCGACCCACGGCGCCGGCGGTTCGCCGGTCGCCCAGCGGCGTACCCCGGCGGGCAGCGGGCGGCGGGCGAGAGCCCGGCCCACCCAGAACGGCACCGGCCCGCGCGGGTGCCCGTACGCCGTCCACACCCCGGCCGCCGCCGCGCCCGCGGTGAGCAGCGGCAGGCACAGCCCCGACCATGCCCAGGACGGCCGCAGCTCCCCGCCCGAGGTGTACAGCAACACCACCGCGCTCAAGGTCAGATAGCCCGCGACGGTCCCGGCCCACACCGTGCGCCCCGAGGCCCCCGCGTCGGCGTCCGCCGCGTCCCGTGCCGCGCGGTGCAACAGCCACGCGGGCAACAGCGTCAGGAGCAGCGGGGTGAGCCCCACCGGCATCGGCAGTCCCGAGAGGGTGTCCGTGCGAGCCAGCTCCACCCCGTGGGCCAGCAGCCACAGCGCGGCGGCGACGTGCAGCGCGCCGCCGGGCCCGCTGTCCGGGTACGGCGAGCTGATCCACAGCATCATGACGAGGACGGCGAGCGAGCCGAGCCCGAGTCCCGCGGCGAGCACACCGCCCAGGAATCCGGCGGCCAGTCCGGGTGATCGGTGCCGCATCCGGGTGATCAGGAGCGACATCGAAAGCCTGTGGTCGGTCATCTGTGTCACCCCGCCATGCTCCCAACGACACGCGCTTTCTCGTCGTAACAGGCAAAGCTTGGATGTGTCGCCCAATATGCAGCTATGTACTTTTTCGTACGGAGGGGCGCCCTGTGGGGTCCACGATGACGCAAGACCCCTCGACCCCCCTGCCCGGCCGTGAGGAGCGCCGCCGGCTGCGTGAGGCCAAGTCGCTGAGCCATGCCGACATCGCGGCCGAGGTGGGTGTCACCGCCGCGGTCGTGCGCTCGTGGGAGTCCGGTCGTACGACACCGTGCGGCCGCGAACGGGACGCGTACGCACGGCTGCTGACCTCCACCGAGGTGGCCCGCCATCAAGGGGAGGAAGTCCGCGACGCCCCCGCCGACGATCCCGTCGACGGCCGGAGCGGACGCCGGAAGAGCTGGGGCCTCGGCCGTCGCGGCGGCGGACGGGACGCGTGTCCGGACGGCGACGCCGGCCAGGACGAGGCCGCCCGCGTACCGGCCGGCGTCGCCGCCGGTCCCGTACAGGCGCCCCCGCGACCGACACGCCCGCCGTCGGCTCCCACCGGTCCCGGGGGGAAGCCCCGGCCCGAGCGCGGATGGGGTCCCGGGTACGAGCCCGTCCCGGTCGGCCTGACGCCCGCGGAGGCCTTCGACGCGCTCTACGGGTTCTGCGCCCCCGCCCTGCTGCGGCAGACCTATCTGCTCACCGGGCGGCGCGAACTGGCGCGCGAGTCCGTGGAGCGGGCCTTCCAGTCGGCCTGGCAGCGGTGGCCCGAGGTGGCCGTGGACCGGGATCCGGCGGGGTGGGTGCGGGCGGTCGCGTACGAGTACGCCCTCTCGCCCTGGCACCGGATCCGCCCGCGGTACCGGCACGCGGAGCCGCCGCCCGCCGACGCCGACGACGCCGTGCTGCTCTCCGTACTCCTCGAACTGCCACCGATGCACCGGCGGACCCTGCTGCTCTACGACGGTGTCGGGCTCGACCTGCCGGAGACCGCTGCCGAGACGGAGGCGAGCACGCCGGCGGCGGCCAACCGGCTGCTGCACGCGCGCGAGACGGTGGCCACGCGACTGCCGGAGCTCGCCGCGCCCGAGAACCTGCACCGGCGGCTCGCCGAGATCGCCGGTACGGAGCGGCTGCGGGCCGGGAAACCCTTCATGGTCCGCTGGGGCAGCGAGCGCCGCGCCCTGCACTGGACCCGTGCCGCGATGGCCTTCACCGCCGTCTTCATCGGCATCACCTCGCTGACCCTCAGGGCCGCCCCCGACCACTACGAACCGCCGCTGGCCCCGGGGGCGACGGTGAACGGCCTGCCGCCGCGGGTCGCTCCCGGGCCGCTGTCCCACGAGGAGCTGGCCCTGCGCGCCCGGCTCAGAGCGGCCGCGGCGAGCGGTCCGGAGCGGCTGGTCCCGGATCCGCGCTGAGAACACGGACGGGCCCGCACCCCCCGGGGGGTGCGGGCCCGTCTCACTGTTCCGTGTCAGCCCGCGAGCAGCTCGCGCGCCAGCTTCGCCGTCTCGGTCGGCGTCTTGCCGACCTTGACGCCGGCGGCCTCCAGGGCCTCCTTCTTGGCGGCGGCGGTGCCGGAGGAGCCGGAGACGATGGCGCCGGCGTGGCCCATGGTCTTGCCCTCGGGCGCGGTGAAGCCCGCGACGTAGCCGACGACCGGCTTCGTCACGTTCTTCGCGATGAAGTCCGCCGCACGCTCCTCGGCGTCGCCGCCGATCTCGCCGATCATGACGATCAGGTCGGTGTCGGGGTCGGCCTCGAACGCGGCGAGCGCGTCGATGTGCGTCGTACCGATGACCGGGTCGCCACCGATGCCGACGGCGGACGAGAAGCCGATGTCACGCAGCTCGTACATCATCTGGTACGTCAGCGTGCCGGACTTCGAGACCAGGCCGATGCGGCCCGGCTTCGTGATGTCGCCCGGGATGATGCCGGCGTTGGACTGGCCCGGGGTGATGAGACCGGGGCAGTTCGGGCCGATGATGCGGGTCTTGTTGCCCTTGGCCTTCGCGTACGCCCAGAAGGCGGCGGAGTCGTGGACCGCGATGCCCTCGGTGATGACGACCGCGAGGGGGATCTCCGCGTCGATCGCCTCGACGACGGCGGCCTTGGCGAAGGCCGGCGGCACGAAGAGGACGGACACGTTGGCGCCGGTCTTCTCCATGGCCTCGGCGACCGTGCCGAAGACGGGGATCTCGGTGCCGTCGAAGTCGACGGAGGTGCCGGCCTTGCGCGGGTTCACGCCGCCGACGATGTTCGTCCCGTCCGCGAGCATGAGCTTGGTGTGCTTCATGCCCGTGGCACCGGTCATGCCCTGGACGATGACCTTGCTGTCCTTGTTCAGGAAGATAGCCATGGCTGTTTAGTCCCTCGTCCCTTACTTCGCAGCCGCGAGCTCGGCGGCCTTGTCGGCCGCGCCGTCCATGGTGTCCACACGCTGGACCAGCGGGTGGTTGGCGTCCGACAGGATCTTGCGACCCAGTTCGGCGTTGTTGCCGTCGAGGCGCACGACCAGCGGCTTGGTGACTTCCTCGCCCTTGTCGGCGAGCAGCTGGAGCGCCTGGACGATGCCGTTGGCGACCTCGTCACAGGCGGTGATGCCACCGAAGACGTTGACGAAGACGGACTTGACGTCCGGGTCGCCGAGGATGATCTCCAGGCCGTTCGCCATGACCGCGGCGGAGGCGCCGCCGCCGATGTCGAGGAAGTTGGCGGGCTTCACGCCGCCGTGCTTCTCACCGGCGTACGCGACGACGTCCAGGGTGCTCATGACGAGACCCGCGCCGTTGCCGATGATGCCGACCTCGCCGTCGAGCTTGACGTAGTTGAGGTTCTTCGCCTTGGCGGCGGCCTCGAGCGGGTTGGCGGAGGCGTGGTCGACCAGCGCCTCGTGGTCGGGCTGACGGAACTCGGCGTTCTCGTCCAGCGACACCTTGCCGTCGAGGGCGATGACCTTGCCGGAGGCGACCTTGGCGAGCGGGTTCACCTCGACGAGGAGGGCGTCCTCCTTGATGAAGGTGTCCCACAGCGTCACCAGGATCTCGGCGACCTGCTCGGCGACCTCGGCCGGGAACTTCGCCTGGGCGACGATCTCGCGGGCCTTCTCGATCGAGACGCCCTCGTTGGCGTCGACCGGGACCTTCGCGAGGGCCTCGGGGTTCTCCTCCGCGACGACCTCGATCTCCACGCCGCCCTGCACGGACGCCATGGCGAGGAAGGTGCGGTTCGTGCGGTCGAGGAGGTACGAGACGTAGTACTCCTCGACGATCTCGGGCGCGGTCTCGGCGATCATCACCTTGTGGACCGTGTGGCCCTTGATGTCCATGCCGAGAATGTCCGTCGCGCGGGCGACGGCCTCGTCCGGGGTGGCGGCGAGCTTGACGCCGCCGGCCTTTCCACGGCCACCGACCTTCACCTGCGCCTTGATGACGGACTTGCCACCAAGACGCTCGGTCGCCTCGCGGGCTGCCTCAGGCGTGTCGATGACTTCACCGGCCAGCACCGGTACACCGTGCTTGGCGAAGAGGTCCCTCGCCTGGTACTCGAACAGGTCCACGCGCGTCCGTCCCTATCAGTGATCTCGCGGTTCGTTGTCTGCGTGGGCGTGCCGCGAAGGGCAACGTGACGTCCGCTTGTCACAAGGGTGGCGCACACGATGTCCGAGCGCGCGGCATGTCCGTCCCGCAGGTTATCGCCGCTGGACGCGGGTCCCTAAATCGCAGATCACACCTGAGCGGTGATACCTGTCACAGATCCGTCCCGCCCCGTGACAGGGCAGGGCCTCACCGGGCTGGGGTTGACCCGGTGAGGCCCCTTGAACAGGCCCGTGACGGGCCCGGAACGGGTGTTCCCCACCCCAATGGGGAACACCTGTCCCGCCCGCGGGGATGCGGCCGGACGGATCCGACGGGTTTCGGCCGTCCGGGGCTGCGGCCCCGCGGAGTCTGAGGTGTGTACGGATGAGCCGGCTGTGCCGAGTGCGCGGGACGGCCGGCTCGGTCATGTCCCGGGCGCCGCCGCTCGCGCGGGCGCCGGGTGGGACGCGTGCCGTCCTCGCGCGGGCGGGTCACCGACGAGGGAAGGGGAAGCCCTTGCCGGGGACCGGAAGCCCTAGCCGGGGAAGAGCGGTACGTCCCGGTACCTGTCCCGGGTCCCGGCCGCGGTCACGGACTCGGACGTGGTGGACACGAGCACCAGGGGCGCGCGGCGGTCCAGGGCTACGGCGTACGCGTCGCCGTGCCGCGACACACCCCCGTCGACCGCCGGCCGGTCGCCCGGCGCACCCGAGGAATCACCGACCGGTGCCCTACGCGCGGGAGCCGGTCCCGCCGTCGGACCCCGGTGGCCAGGATGGCCGTGTCCGTGGTGTGCGGCCCCCGCCCGGACGTCCGCACCGGGGCCCACGGGACCGTACGCGGGGACGGCTTCGGAACCCGGTTCCCAACCTGCGGCATGGGGTGCCGCCGGGTCCGGGGCCGGCGCGCCCACCGTGCCCGGCCGTATCGGGTGCGCCGGATCCGCGCGGGGAACCGGCTTCCCGTTCCCCGCGACGGGAGGCGTGAGCGGACCCGGCGGCGACGGCACGGACGGAAGCGATGGGACCGCCGGGGGTGCGGGAAGTGCGGGAAGTCCGGGGAGGGCGGGGAGTCCGGGAAGGGTCACCGGCAGGGTCGTGGCCGGCCCCCCGGTGAGCGTCTTCGCGAGACCGCCTACCGGCCGTACGACGCTGTCGGCAACCCGTCGTACGACGTTGCCGAGGGTCCCGGTGCCCAGGGAGTCGGCACGGCCGGCCGACGTCGGCACCCGGGGTGCCTCCGCCGATGGCGTGGGTCGCTCCCGCGGCGGCTTCCCCAACTCCTGAGGCTTCCGGAACGACTCCGACTGCGACTGCGGCTTCTGTTTCAGGTGCGGCGCGTGGTTCGGCTGCGACTCCTGATTCGGCTGCGGCCTGCGGGGCGATTGCGGCTCCTGGTTTCTCTGCGACGCCCGCTTCGA includes:
- the sucC gene encoding ADP-forming succinate--CoA ligase subunit beta, whose product is MDLFEYQARDLFAKHGVPVLAGEVIDTPEAAREATERLGGKSVIKAQVKVGGRGKAGGVKLAATPDEAVARATDILGMDIKGHTVHKVMIAETAPEIVEEYYVSYLLDRTNRTFLAMASVQGGVEIEVVAEENPEALAKVPVDANEGVSIEKAREIVAQAKFPAEVAEQVAEILVTLWDTFIKEDALLVEVNPLAKVASGKVIALDGKVSLDENAEFRQPDHEALVDHASANPLEAAAKAKNLNYVKLDGEVGIIGNGAGLVMSTLDVVAYAGEKHGGVKPANFLDIGGGASAAVMANGLEIILGDPDVKSVFVNVFGGITACDEVANGIVQALQLLADKGEEVTKPLVVRLDGNNAELGRKILSDANHPLVQRVDTMDGAADKAAELAAAK